From the genome of Anopheles merus strain MAF chromosome X, AmerM5.1, whole genome shotgun sequence, one region includes:
- the LOC121591546 gene encoding nascent polypeptide-associated complex subunit alpha, muscle-specific form, whose product MSQEYAQHVLKVAVAQICQTIGWHSTHTSTMDLLVDVTQHFLREISRIMHRYCELYNRTEANLDDLALAYKEIGINLDELMEYIQFVDPIPLPLEVPRFPLPKESSLNFLKPGSREVLTRPVHIPEYMPPLLFESEEEGAAGGAAAGGSSEEDRLAVVPAGGMVDAKSLLNSAALAIASVAAASMAASEGRALTDGGGTGGELLDDGAIVPHAVINEEVEIPMQTIEVKEQPEVTVTSPTATTTTTTATLGDTTEEPAPAADEKPAEGSVVPKEKPTPTEEPPTGTAGAKPPIVTEEGRPTREISSVIMTTSGFISPAREGKLPESRIPIIPEERPMPAPPAPIAPLPAASHLPPVAAGSSAAAGSSTLSTLAPVSSAALLASAAGTSYFPKPGEGGALAAGNGTPAGGTVGAAAAPHDPALPPPPPPPPGKQAGEKTPKKVKKKPVDKEKKKADKGQTGASRKPDKHAGGEKGALMKPPPPPAGELPVGGNPFEGAAAVAVKEEKVFPPAAPGELAAGQYAPARENLVFNPFVKEGAMGAAAVKSEQNEQAGGMGLPGTSAPFPPGKPPKPAKVKGAGKDKPPKKRKSAVPKLPPGPLAMEQHPAGGLFGGPIAPPPMPPNLLPAAIAAAPLPVPKPKKVSKKKAANQQRGQQHEAGSLPPPLIGPLGLGPLPLVGTGGGSHPDLAFSRVPNAPNTAALSLPLKKPPHPMGPFKQEESAPPPHSQMAAEQAAQLNLLQKMHPSLEITASPAIMSQQQETGKQHRQPPFEPKALKAPDTASDRDVIVIDDDKTPPHVASMLSPGGAAVTPSTPFTTPPTSKKQRKQAAAAGDYQLLGANMMGYPPGGPKQPSFAGHAFDGGPVDFRHVDADPHGLQFSPTGVPKTPDIKLQHSSSSSTPSWMGESPRLATPKKGAAAATSSTNTTATTTTTTGNLFSELSSKTLSECMVPNKGLGPAAEPGKKPKRPKQKPNKNADTKRAKLEQAEGVKKLANAGAGAAGSTDLPGSKNPFALYPGALNPFAPDAASAYSKYLNQVASLPRMPFGMFPLPSGPGLIPDNPLFPRLPPNYPGQHRPGFQMPPNPFGLPPGLNPMNNPLLRLPGLANRLPGMGGGLTGSQRDFLDEPLDPETKLAQTPLDLQKSTCNVAPLVPPSLFQSAAEGMGLGDGTGSSELLNLSVKAGTGGPKEAATTAQSTISSKKDTTLTISGAATTAASSASSHSLFSSSVSTSVKDAGRADAPLVRESAYKEDQVVILPAASFLPGASPPQRSNLLVIDIDDSDGSQSTATTGGKSKDGKRKQKEHKKDRKQKDGKLKKKKDKKDKSKSKDRDREQLKELAAGTATAPGVMTMGMIGAEEALMEQLRKERKEKKEKRKEKLKKEKRKEKESRAAGGPGGGAGPSQAAGEPGLKLMLKLGGSNATQSPRSETPEQQRRDGSPELARISALVTRPPKLKGSTTPSGKGKKEDGAGKGAPTHSSPGGAGGDAKLLQPAADPDDTFAALKQSAKVNFAGGAAGGAATSSTVVTAAATLGSYGAEESVAGGSGGRGTKMVRTAPDGLPVDAPAKAFGGAAGGGGGEPSSKKAAKESKSSKSVHHHHHHAAADTYNTTPVHMTDVDGNTVWICPACGRVDDGTPMIGCDGCDAWYHWVCVGIQVPPDDNEDWYCRVCIAKKQDTQADEKQRKRKKKDKKTSKE is encoded by the coding sequence atgtCGCAGGAGTACGCCCAGCATGTGCTGAAGGTGGCGGTGGCCCAGATCTGCCAGACGATCGGCTGGCACTCGACCCACACGTCCACGATGGATCTGCTGGTGGACGTCACGCAGCACTTTCTGCGCGAGATCTCGCGCATCATGCACCGGTACTGCGAGCTGTACAACCGGACCGAGGCGAACCTGGACGATCTGGCGCTCGCGTACAAGGAGATCGGCATCAACCTGGACGAGCTGATGGAGTACATCCAGTTTGTCGATCCGATCCCGCTGCCGCTCGAGGTGCCCCGCTTTCCGCTGCCGAAGGAGTCCAGCCTGAACTTCCTGAAGCCGGGCAGCCGGGAGGTGCTGACGCGCCCGGTCCACATCCCGGAGTACATGCCGCCGCTGCTGTTCGAAAGCGAGGAGGAGGGTGCGGCCGGCGGAGCGGCGGCCGGCGGCAGCAGCGAGGAGGACAGGCTGGCGGTGGTCCCGGCCGGCGGGATGGTGGATGCGAAGAGTTTGCTCAACAGTGCGGCGCTCGCGATTGCGTCCGTGGCCGCCGCCTCCATGGCGGCGAGCGAGGGGCGCGCCCTGACGGACGGCGGTGGCACGGGCGGGGAACTGCTGGACGATGGTGCGATCGTGCCGCACGCCGTCATCAACGAGGAGGTGGAAATACCGATGCAAACGATCGAGGTGAAGGAGCAACCGGAGGTGACAGTGACGTCAccgacagcaacaacaacaacaacaacagcgaccCTGGGTGACACAACGGAGGAACCTGCGCCTGCTGCGGACGAGAAACCGGCGGAAGGAAGTGTGGTGCCGAAGGAAAAGCCCACCCCCACCGAGGAACCACCCACAGGGACGGCCGGGGCAAAGCCACCGATCGTGACGGAGGAGGGCCGGCCGACGCGCGAAATCAGCAGCGTGATCATGACCACGTCCGGGTTCATTTCGCCTGCCCGCGAAGGCAAGCTGCCCGAGTCGCGCATTCCCATCATCCCGGAGGAGCGGCCGATGCCGGCCCCGCCCGCCCCCATCGCACCGCTGCCCGCCGCATCGCACCTTCCGCCCGTGGCAGCCGGTTCGTCCGCGGCGGCCGGCTCTTCGACACTGTCCACGTTGGCGCCGGTGTCGTCGGCGGCACTGCTCGCGTCGGCCGCCGGCACGAGCTACTTCCCGAAGCCGGGCGAGGGTGGAGCGCTGGCAGCGGGCAACGGCACACCCGCCGGCGGCACGGTCGGAGCAGCGGCTGCGCCGCACGATCCGGCCCTACCGCCCCCGCCTCCACCGCCACCAGGGAAGCAGGCGGGCGAGAAGACGCCGAAAAAGGTGAAGAAGAAACCGGTCGacaaggagaagaaaaaggcGGACAAGGGCCAGACCGGTGCGTCCCGCAAGCCGGACAAGCACGCCGGCGGGGAGAAGGGCGCACTGATGaagccgccaccaccgccagccgGCGAGCTGCCGGTCGGTGGCAATCCGTTCGAgggcgcagcagcagtagcagtaaaGGAGGAGAAAGTGTTCCCCCCCGCGGCGCCGGGAGAGCTGGCGGCGGGCCAGTATGCGCCGGCGAGGGAAAACCTGGTGTTTAATCCGTTCGTCAAGGAGGGAGCGATGGGTGCGGCCGCCGTCAAGTCGGAGCAGAACGAACAAGCGGGTGGGATGGGCCTGCCCGGCACGAGCGCACCCTTCCCGCCCGGCAAACCGCCCAAACCGGCCAAGGTAAAGGGGGCGGGCAAGGACAAGCCGCCGAAGAAGCGCAAATCGGCCGTCCCGAAGCTGCCGCCCGGTCCGCTCGCGATGGAGCAGCACCCGGCGGGCGGACTGTTCGGTGGCCCGATCGCACCACCCCCGATGCCGCCGAACTTGCTGCCGGCGGCGATTGCGGCAGCACCGCTGCCGGTCCCGAAGCCGAAGAAGGTGTCCAAGAAGAAGGCGGCCAACCAGCAGCGGGGCCAGCAGCACGAGGCCGggtcgctgccgccgccgctcaTCGGGCCGCTCGGGCTCGGCCCGCTGCCGCTCGTCGGCACGGGCGGCGGGTCCCATCCGGACCTGGCGTTCAGCCGTGTGCCGAACGCGCCCAACACGGCCGCCCTCTCGCTGCCGCTGAAGAAGCCGCCGCACCCGATGGGGCCGTTCAAGCAGGAGGAGTCGGCCCCACCGCCCCACAGCCAGATGGCGGCCGAGCAGGCGGCCCAGCTGAACCTGCTCCAGAAGATGCACCCGAGCCTGGAGATCACTGCCTCGCCCGCCATCATGTCGCAGCAGCAGGAGACGGGCAAGCAGCACCGGCAGCCACCGTTCGAGCCGAAGGCGCTGAAGGCGCCGGACACGGCGAGCGACCGGGACGTGATCGTGATTGACGACGACAAGACGCCGCCGCACGTCGCCTCGATGCTGTCGCCCGGCGGGGCCGCCGTGACGCCGTCGACGCCCTTCACCACGCCACCGACCAGCAAGAAGCAGCGCAAGCAGGCGGCCGCGGCCGGCGACTACCAGCTGCTGGGCGCGAACATGATGGGCTACCCACCGGGCGGGCCCAAGCAACCGTCCTTCGCTGGGCACGCGTTCGACGGCGGTCCCGTCGACTTCCGGCACGTGGACGCGGACCCGCACGGGCTGCAGTTTTCGCCCACCGGTGTGCCCAAAACGCCCGACATCAAGCTGCAGCactcgtcctcctcgtccacACCGTCCTGGATGGGCGAGTCGCCCCGGCTGGCGACGCCGAAGAAGGGAGCTGCTGCCGCCACCTCctccaccaacaccaccgccaccaccaccaccactaccggcAATCTGTTTTCCGAGCTGTCGTCCAAAACGCTCAGCGAGTGTATGGTGCCAAACAAGGGGCTCGGGCCGGCGGCCGAGCCCGGCAAGAAGCCGAAACGCCCGAAGCAGAAGCCCAACAAAAACGCGGACACCAAGCGGGCCAAGCTGGAGCAGGCGGAGGGTGTGAAAAAGCTGGCCAATGCTGGCGCCGGCGCCGCCGGTTCGACCGACCTGCCCGGCAGCAAGAACCCGTTCGCGCTCTACCCGGGCGCCCTCAACCCGTTCGCACCGGATGCGGCGAGCGCGTACAGCAAGTACCTGAACCAGGTCGCGAGCCTGCCCCGCATGCCGTTCGGCATGTTTCCGCTGCCGTCCGGGCCGGGCCTGATACCGGACAATCCGCTGTTTCCCCGGCTGCCCCCGAACTACCCGGGGCAGCACCGGCCCGGCTTCCAGATGCCGCCGAACCCGTTCGGGCTGCCGCCCGGCCTGAACCCGATGAACAACCCGCTGCTCCGGCTGCCGGGCCTGGCGAACCGGCTGCCGGGGATGGGCGGCGGCCTCACCGGCAGCCAGCGCGACTTCCTGGACGAGCCGCTCGATCCGGAGACGAAGCTGGCCCAGACGCCGCTCGATCTGCAAAAGTCCACCTGCAACGTGGCGCCGCTCGTGCCGCCCTCGCTGTTCCAGAGCGCAGCGGAGGGTATGGGGCTGGGCGACGGCACTGGGTCGAGCGAGCTGCTCAACCTGTCCGTCAAGGCCGGTACGGGTGGGCCCAAGGAAGCGGCCACCACGGCGCAGTCGACCATCTCGAGCAAGAAGGACACGACGCTCACGATTTCGGGCGCCGCAACGACCGCCGCCAGCAGCGCGAGCAGCCACTCGCtgttcagcagcagcgtgtcgACGAGCGTGAAGGATGCGGGCCGCGCGGACGCGCCGCTGGTGCGCGAATCGGCGTACAAGGAGGACCAGGTGGTGATACTGCCCGCCGCCAGCTTCCTCCCGGGGGCGAGCCCGCCCCAGCGCTCCAACCTGCTGGTGATCGACATCGACGACTCGGACGGCAGCCAGTCGACGGCGACGACCGGCGGCAAGAGCAAGGACGGCAAGCGCAAGCAGAAGGAGCACAAGAAGGACCGCAAGCAGAAGGACGGCAAgctcaagaagaagaaggacaaGAAGgacaagagcaagagcaaggaCCGGGACCGGGAGCAGCTGAAGGAGCTGGCGGCGGGCACGGCCACCGCGCCGGGCGTGATGACGATGGGCATGATCGGCGCGGAGGAGGCCCTGATGGAGCAGCTGCGCAAGGAGCGCaaggagaagaaggaaaagcgcAAGGAGAAGCTGAAGAAGGAGAAGCGCAAGGAGAAGGAGTCGCGCGCGGCGGGCGGCCCGGGCGGTGGTGCGGGACCGTCGCAGGCGGCGGGCGAGCCGGGCCTGAAGCTGATGCTGAAGCTCGGCGGCTCGAACGCGACCCAGTCGCCGCGGTCGGAAACGCCCGAGCAGCAGCGCAGGGATGGGTCGCCCGAGCTGGCCCGCATATCGGCGCTCGTCACGCGCCCGCCGAAGCTGAAGGGCAGCACGACCCCGAGCGGCAAGGGCAAGAAGGAGGACGGGGCCGGCAAGGGCGCGCCGACGCACAGTTCGCCCGGTGGGGCCGGCGGGGACGCGAAGCTGCTGCAGCCGGCGGCCGACCCGGACGACACGTTCGCTGCCCTCAAGCAGTCGGCGAAGGTGAACTTTGCGGGCGGCGCGGCGGGCGGTGCCGCTACGTCGTCGACGGTGGTGACAGCGGCGGCCACGCTCGGCAGCTACGGTGCGGAGGAGAGCGTCGCGGGCGGTTCCGGCGGTCGCGGCACGAAGATGGTTCGCACGGCACCGGACGGGCTGCCGGTGGACGCGCCGGCGAAAGCGTTCGGTGGTGCtgccggcggcggtggcggcgaaCCCTCGTCCAAGAAGGCGGCCAAGGAATCGAAGAGCTCGAAATCGgtgcaccaccatcatcatcatgcggCGGCCGACACGTACAACACGACGCCGGTGCACATGACGGACGTGGACGGCAACACGGTGTGGATCTGTCCGGCGTGCGGCCGGGTCGACGACGGCACGCCGATGATCGGGTGCGACGGGTGCGACGCCTGGTACCACTGGGTGTGCGTCGGCATCCAGGTGCCGCCGGACGACAACGAGGACTGGTACTGTCGCGTGTGCATCGCCAAGAAGCAGGACACGCAGGCGGACGAGAAGCAGCGCAAGCGCAAGAAGAAGGACAAGAAAACGTCCAAAGAGTAA
- the LOC121603420 gene encoding uridine phosphorylase 1 isoform X1 yields the protein MAYQGEQKRDTANSLNVKQLDDQSEEEERSETAKLTRYNDGSVKLRNPNIELMDQDILYHLALGSGSHDLHEMFGDVKFVCMGGTPKRMETFAHFIMDEIGYKLPAGTQLQDISAFSYRYSMYKVGPVLSISHGMGVPSVGILLHELIKLMYHAKVKDPIFMRIGTCGGIGVEGGTVVITEDAYDGLLRNSYELAILGKIVHRPAILDKRLVRELKSLATQDDPYDTISGKTMCTYDFYEGQGRLDGAFCEFTETDKMAYLEKLRDFGVVNIEMECTIFAALTHYAGIKAAIVCVTLLDRLKGDQVMAPKEVMNEWQQRPQILVSRLIKKHLAQMGQLKSLASTPSSIKSPRRFKLVQQESEAHE from the exons ATGGCTTACCAAGGCGAGCAGAAGCGTGATACGGCAAACAGTTTGAATGTGAAGCAGCTCGACGACCAAAGTGAGGAGGAGGAACGCTCGGAGACAGCCAAGCTGACCAG ATACAACGATGGATCGGTCAAGCTGCGCAATCCCAACATTGAGCTCATGGACCAAGACATCCTGTACCATCTGGCGCTCGGTAGCGGTAGCCACGATCTGCACGAAATGTTCGGCGACGTGAAG TTCGTCTGCATGGGCGGCACGCCGAAGCGCATGGAAACGTTCGCGCACTTCATAATGGACGAGATAGGCTACAAGCTGCCCGCCGGCACCCAGCTGCAGGATATCAGTGCATTTTCCTATCGCTACTCAATGTACAAG gttGGTCCAGTACTCTCCATCAGCCATGGTATGGGCGTACCGTCCGTCGGCATTCTGCTGCACGAGCTGATCAAGCTGATGTACCACGCCAAGGTGAAGGATCCGATCTTTATGCGGATCGGTACGTGCGGCGGTATCGGTGTCGAGGGCGGCACCGTCGTCATCACGGAGGACGCGTACGACGGTTTGCTGCGGAACAGCTACGAACTG GCAATTCTTGGCAAAATCGTACATCGTCCGGCTATTTTGGACAAGCGGCTGGTACGCGAACTGAAATCGCTAGCCACGCAAGATGATCCGTACGACACCATCAGCGGCAAAACGATGTGCACCTACGATTTCTACGAAG GCCAGGGCAGGCTAGACGGTGCGTTCTGCGAGTTTACCGAAACGGACAAAATGGCCTACCTGGAGAAGCTGCGCGACTTTGGCGTGGTTAACATCGAGATGGAGTGTACCATCTTCGCGGCGCTGACGCACTACGCCGGCATCAAGGCGGCGATCGTCTGCGTCACGCTGCTGGACCGGCTGAAGGGCGACCAGGTGATGGCGCCGAAGGAGGTGATGAACGAATGGCAGCAGCGGCCCCAGATACTGGTGTCCCGGCTAATCAAGAAGCATCTCGCCCAGATGGGCCAGCTCAAGTCGCTCGCCTCGACGCCCTCGTCCATCAAGTCGCCGCGCCGATTTAAGCTGGTCCAGCAGGAATCGGAGGCGCACGAGTAA
- the LOC121603420 gene encoding uridine phosphorylase 1 isoform X2 produces the protein MSWIYRSSVSEDEERDEYNDGSVKLRNPNIELMDQDILYHLALGSGSHDLHEMFGDVKFVCMGGTPKRMETFAHFIMDEIGYKLPAGTQLQDISAFSYRYSMYKVGPVLSISHGMGVPSVGILLHELIKLMYHAKVKDPIFMRIGTCGGIGVEGGTVVITEDAYDGLLRNSYELAILGKIVHRPAILDKRLVRELKSLATQDDPYDTISGKTMCTYDFYEGQGRLDGAFCEFTETDKMAYLEKLRDFGVVNIEMECTIFAALTHYAGIKAAIVCVTLLDRLKGDQVMAPKEVMNEWQQRPQILVSRLIKKHLAQMGQLKSLASTPSSIKSPRRFKLVQQESEAHE, from the exons ATGTCCTGGATCTACCGCTCCTCCGTATCTGAAGACGAGGAAAGGGACGA ATACAACGATGGATCGGTCAAGCTGCGCAATCCCAACATTGAGCTCATGGACCAAGACATCCTGTACCATCTGGCGCTCGGTAGCGGTAGCCACGATCTGCACGAAATGTTCGGCGACGTGAAG TTCGTCTGCATGGGCGGCACGCCGAAGCGCATGGAAACGTTCGCGCACTTCATAATGGACGAGATAGGCTACAAGCTGCCCGCCGGCACCCAGCTGCAGGATATCAGTGCATTTTCCTATCGCTACTCAATGTACAAG gttGGTCCAGTACTCTCCATCAGCCATGGTATGGGCGTACCGTCCGTCGGCATTCTGCTGCACGAGCTGATCAAGCTGATGTACCACGCCAAGGTGAAGGATCCGATCTTTATGCGGATCGGTACGTGCGGCGGTATCGGTGTCGAGGGCGGCACCGTCGTCATCACGGAGGACGCGTACGACGGTTTGCTGCGGAACAGCTACGAACTG GCAATTCTTGGCAAAATCGTACATCGTCCGGCTATTTTGGACAAGCGGCTGGTACGCGAACTGAAATCGCTAGCCACGCAAGATGATCCGTACGACACCATCAGCGGCAAAACGATGTGCACCTACGATTTCTACGAAG GCCAGGGCAGGCTAGACGGTGCGTTCTGCGAGTTTACCGAAACGGACAAAATGGCCTACCTGGAGAAGCTGCGCGACTTTGGCGTGGTTAACATCGAGATGGAGTGTACCATCTTCGCGGCGCTGACGCACTACGCCGGCATCAAGGCGGCGATCGTCTGCGTCACGCTGCTGGACCGGCTGAAGGGCGACCAGGTGATGGCGCCGAAGGAGGTGATGAACGAATGGCAGCAGCGGCCCCAGATACTGGTGTCCCGGCTAATCAAGAAGCATCTCGCCCAGATGGGCCAGCTCAAGTCGCTCGCCTCGACGCCCTCGTCCATCAAGTCGCCGCGCCGATTTAAGCTGGTCCAGCAGGAATCGGAGGCGCACGAGTAA